From a single Brassica napus cultivar Da-Ae chromosome C9, Da-Ae, whole genome shotgun sequence genomic region:
- the LOC106383254 gene encoding uncharacterized protein LOC106383254, with translation MAISIIRHYLIEGLKDQYLTMENPLNLWTALQRRYDHQKTVLLPKARYEWKNLRFMDYKSMDEYNSANNELLMKNSEMRPPGSAPLPEAHKAEHEKKDPKESNHIYNERRTHGRGRGGYKGRGGRDNYSYGRGYGNHNNCGRGSSYGRGRANFGRGRGGISKPSYSTKSVCHRCGMSNHWAKNCRTPKHLCELYQESLKNKNPEAHMVHDNGYDSDDDFDHETDDLMDH, from the exons ATGGCGATTAGTATTATACGCCATTACCTCATTGAAGGTTTAAAGGATCAGTACCTGACAATGGAAAATCCACTAAACCTTTGGACCGCTTTACAGcgtagatatgatcaccagaaaacagTGCTACTTCCAAAGGCTAGATATGAGTGGAAGAATCTCAGATTCATGGACTATAAGTCCATGGATGAATACAATTCG GCTAATAATGAactcctgatgaagaacagtgagatgagacctccaGGTTCAGCACCATTACCAGAAGCTCAcaaagctgaacatgaaaagaaagatcccaaagaaAGCAACCACATCTATAATGAGAGAAGAACACACGGCAGAGGCCGTGGTGGGTACAAGGGACGTGGTGGACGTGACAATTACTCATATGGCCGTGGATATGGAAACCACAATAActgtggtcgtggttccagctATGGCCGTGGAAGAGCCAATTTTGGCCGCGGTCGAGGCGGTATATCCAAGCcgtcttactcgaccaaatccgtttgTCACAGGTGTGGGATGAGtaaccattgggccaagaactgcAGAACCCCTAAACATCTATGTgaactctatcaagagagtcttaagaacaagaacccaGAAGCTCATATGGTTCACGACAATGGGTATGATTCTGATGATGATTTCGACCATGAAACGGATGATCTAATGGATCATTAG
- the LOC125592638 gene encoding uncharacterized protein LOC125592638 produces the protein MDQAHPLSSPMVVRSLDLEKDPFGPKKPDEEVLGPEVPYLSAIGALMVLIDTGSSVDLIFRGTLQKVGVDLDDIKPSSRTLTGFNGSFETILGTIRLPVRACGVTRTVKFAVVSTKAPYHAILGTPWIHSMQAIPYTYHQCVKFSGTDGKIKTLRGDQKAARELLVATVKLQRSSLSVNSVSPPTYKVCSQEGEVLELRIDDTDPSRTARIGAYLSEDMQRSVLNFLKTNVSTFAWSMSDMKGIDPAITTHELTVEPTFKPIRQKRCKLGSDRSKAVNKEIDRLLGAGSIAKVRYPEWLANPVVVKKKNGKWRVCVDFTDLN, from the exons atggaccaggctCATCCGTTGTCGagtcctatggtcgtgaggtccttagacctaGAGAAGGATCCGTTTGGACCAAAGAAACCGGACGAGGAAGTGCTCGGGCCGGAAGTGCCTTACTTAAGTGCCATTGGAGCTTTAAt GGTCCTCATTGATACAGGAAGCTCCGTCGACCTCATCTTCCGAGGAACTCTGCAGAAGGTGGGAGTCGATCTCGACGACATAAAACCGTCCTCCAGAACATTAACCGGCTTCAACGGATCCTTCGAAACAATACTAGGAACAATCCGCCTTCCGGTACGCGCATGTGGAGTCACTCGAACTGTCAAGTTTGCCGTTGTAAGCACGAAGGCCCCTTACCACGCTATACTTGGAACCCCCTGGATACACTCAATGCAGGCCATTCCATATACTTATCACCAGTGTGTCAAGTTCTCCGGTACAGACGGAAAAATCAAAACATTGCGAGGGGATCAAAAAGCCGCTAGGGAACTCCTAGTCGCCACAGTTAAACTCCAACGATCGTCTCTATCGGTTAACTCTGTTTCTCCTCCAACCTATAAAGTCTGCTCCCAGGAAGGCGAAGTTCTCGAGTTACGTATTGACGATACCGATCCAAGCCGGACCGCAAGGATTGGTGCGTATCTGTCTGAAGATATGCAGCGGTCAGTTCTCAACTTTCTCAAGACGAATGTGTCCACATTCGCGTGGTCCATGTCAGACATGAAAGGAATTGATCCGGCTATAACAACTCACGAACTAACCGTCGAACCGACATTCAAGCCTATCCGGCAGAAGCGATGCAAGCTCGGTTCCGACAGGTCAAAGGCTGTAAACAAAGAGATCGACCGGTTGCTCGGCGCTGGCTCAATTGCTAAGGTGCGCTACCCTGAGTGGTTAGCAAATCCAGTAGTTGTTAAGaagaagaacgggaagtggcgcGTCTGCGTCGACTTCACTGACTTAAATTAA